Part of the Brassica oleracea var. oleracea cultivar TO1000 chromosome C8, BOL, whole genome shotgun sequence genome is shown below.
CGTTCCACGTAAGGCGAAGAAGCGAGGAGCCACACGTGTCGCGGTCTCGTCTAGTTTAAGCAAACTCTCTCTCTCTCTCCCCACTCTGCCCACAGCGTTTATCACCATCACTCTCTTGTTCTCATTCTCTCTTCAAATCCAATTCTGAATCGTGTTTTCGGATATGGCTTTCAAAGTTACCGTCGTCTCAACATCCCCTATCGATGGCCAGAAACCCGGAACCTCTGGTCTCCGTAAGAAGGTTCGTCGATCCAAATCTCCCTCTGTAAATCCAACGGAATCGATCTCGATCTCGATCCGATCTGTTTAGATTCTTACGATTAGGATTTTAAGCGAGATCAGTCATAACTGCGCATTTCATTTGGATTTAGATCCATGCATTGATCCGTATGATTATGCTGTGCAGAATACGTAAATGATGACATTCGTTTCTGGATCACGTTGTTATCTTTGATTTGAATATATATATATTTGGGATGAACGTTAACCTGATACAACTATATGAACACGTATCGAGCTTGACGTTAAATGTTTGCACTGATGTGGCGAAACTGAGAGTGTCTAGATTGGACTTGTTAGTGTAGCTCAGATCTCTATTTGCCATTGGTTTTCGAGTGAATGATCTTTGGACTGGAACTGGATAAGCAAATCATATATCAATCTAGTCTCCATTGTTTAGTCTATTGGTATCTGCAGACGTGATCAAGCTAGTATCTTTTGGTGTCTCTGATTTGGTATTGTGGTTTGTGTACCTGTGTAGGTGAAAGTGTTCAAGCAACCTAATTACCTGGAGAATTTTGTCCAAGCAACGTTTAATGCGCTTACTCCGGAGAAAGTCAAAGGTGAGGTTTTTTTGTTTCTAGTTTGATAATAGTTCTAAAAATAAATTTAAAGTCATGAGTGTTTGTTCAATCTGTGTTCAGGTGCCACACTCGTGGTCTCTGGTGATGGTCGTTATTACTCAAAGGATGCTGTTCAGGTAAAAGCAGTGTGATTATTTCTGGATGAATCTAATCGGTGTATTCAGTACTTAGCATATTTTGTTTTGAATTAGTAGTGCTCATGTTTTACAAAACTCTTGTTTTATGTTGCTTCATTGGCAATTGAGGTTATTAGAGGTAAAGGTTTTGTTTGTCTTTGAAGATGATTTCTAAAACTTGCGTGCAAGTTTCTTTGGCTAAGTATGCTCCTGTTACATACCTGGTGCATGTTATTTAACATGACCAGGGTTTCGAGCTTCTCATTCAATTTTTTTTTTCATTTTCTTTCTGGACAGATTATAATTAAGATGGCAGCAGCTAATGGTGTACGACGTGTGTGGGTTGGTAAAAACACTCTGATGTCAACCCCTGCTGTATCAGCTGTGATTCGTGAAAGATCAGGGGCTGATGTGAGATCGCTTTCTCTAACCTCATCTTTGTAGTGATATTTGAATTTGTTTTTGTTGGTTTTTCTCTGTGTTCGTGCATGAGTGCAAACTGTGATGAGAGACTTACCCCAGTCTCCTGGTTACAGGGATCGAAAGCAACTGGAGCATTTATCTTAACAGCAAGTCACAACCCTGGTGGCCCTACTGAGGTCCGTTCTGTCTCTGTTGTGCTCTGCCCCTTTTTGCTTAACTTCTTGTTTTGTATTCATCCATTGTTTCATATTAGTGAATGATAAGACTAAGCGTTGACTCGCTTTATACAGGATTTTGGAATCAAATACAATATGGAAAATGGAGGCCCTGCTCCTGAATCCATTACTGATAAGATTTACGAGAACACTAAGACAATCAAGGAGTACCCTATAGCAGAAGATCTACCCAATGTATCTATACATTCCATAGATTCCTCTAAGTACAACAAAATTTTCATTGTATTTTTCTGAATCAAAGTTGATCTGTCTCTGTGATTGAATGCAACAGGTTGATATTTCTGCCGTTGGTGTAACGAGTTTTGAAGGACCTGAAGGAAAATTCGATGTTGAAGTTTTTGATTCCGCTGATGAGTACGTTAAACTAATGAAGTGAGTCCAGAACATGATCCCTTTATGGTCTATATGCAATCTCTATAGTTTTACTAAAAACATATTCTTGCTCCATTAAGGTCAATCTTCGACTTTGAGTCCATCCGGAAATTACTTTCATCTCCAAAATTTACGTTCTGGTATGTAGCTTACATTGGTTCCTCAACCTCTTCCATTTGAGCTAAGTTTGCTAACATATGTTCCATCGATTTATTGTTATATTTTACTTTATTTTATGAAGTTATGATGCCTTGCACGGTGTTGCTGGAGCCTATGCACATCGCATCTTTGTGGAAGAACTCGGTGCGCAAGAAAGTGCCTTGTTGAACTGCGTACCCAAGGTCTTATTATCTTCTGACCACAAAATATTATTTCTTATATTATTACAAATAGACCTCCAACCTCCCTATTTACCGCAACACAACATTTTTGTAGGAGGACTTTGGAGGAGGCCATCCGGATCCCAATCTGACATATGCTAAGGAGCTTGTAGCACGGATGGGACTAGGTAAATCCGACACTGGAGGTGAACCTCCAGAGTTTGGTGCCGCTGCTGATGGTGATGCAGACCGTAACATGATCCTGGGTAAAAGGTAGCGTGGTAATGTTCTTAGATACATACATGGAACGGGTTCACGAAGTACACTTCTAAACTTAATTGTATCTCTTCTTATGTAGGTTCTTTGTTACTCCTTCTGATTCAGTTGCCATAATTGCTGCAAATGCCATTGAAGCCATACCATACTTCTGCTCTGGTTTGAAAGGTGTTGCAAGGTATTATATACATCCGGACTTTTTTTTATTTCTATCTGAATTCAGTCTATAAAACTCTTATAATATATCTTTTGCCACGTAATATTTAACTTGCATTACTTATTTTAGGAGCATGCCGACCTCAGCTGCTCTAGATGTTGTAGCAAAAAGCTTGAATCTGAAGTTCTTTGAGGTACATGTCAACGTGCAACTTCTGTACAGCTTCCTTTCCTCCGAACTTCGTGAAGTTTTTAACATGTTAAAAACACATATCAGGTTCCAACAGGCTGGAAGTTTTTTGGTAACCTGATGGATGCCGGGATGTGTTCCGTCTGTGGTGAAGAAAGTTTTGGAACTGGTTAGTTTCTATTCCTACACTCACACATCTGTTAATAAATTTAAAAACAATCTGTGCGGTTCTGAAAGAAAGATGTTTTCACAGGCTCCGATCATATCCGTGAGAAAGATGGGATATGGGCAGTTCTTGCGTGGATGTCCATACTTGCTCACAAGAACAAGGATAGCATTGACGGTGACACTAAACTGGTGACGGTTGAAGACATTGTCCGCCAGCACTGGGCTACCTATGGCCGTCACTACTACACTCGCTACGACTACGAGGTAACAAGTTGCTAAGTTTCGTGATTATACCATATTATGCGGAAACAAACAGAACCCTTGGGTGATATCTTAGAATTTTGTCTCCAAAGAACGTAGACGCAGGTAAAGCTAAGGAACTGATGGAGCATTTGGTCAAACTGCAATCTTCAATTCCTGAAGTCAACAAGTACGCACACTTGAACTTCTATAAATCCCTTCGCTCCTCAGTTTGGTACTTTGTTCTTTTTTCCTAATTTTTCTTGATTTGATTCAGGATTGTGAAAGGAATTCGTTCGGATGTGGCGAATGTCTCCAGTGCGGATGAGTTCGAGTACAAAGATCCAGTTGATGGATCCATCTCAAAGCACCAGGGTATCCGTTACTTGTTTGAGGATGGATCGCGACTTGTAAGTCCCATCTTTTTCTTCTTTGGTCTTGAGTCTCTTTAGGCATATCAGCTAGAACATAATGATACAGGAAATGGTATAGTTCAACAGATATGAAATCAGTAACTGATTAATCATCTCCTGTTGTATTGATTTAAAAATCAAATAAAGGTTTTCCGTCTGTCTGGAACTGGCTCGGAAGGAGCAACCATCAGACTCTACATCGAACAGTACGAGAAGGATGCTTCGAAGATTGGACGAGAGTCCCAGGAAGCTCTGTCTCCTCTGGTACGATATTTAAAGAAAACCTTTCAAATATCCGTAAACTAATACACCAAAAGGGGTTTTGCTCTCATTGTTGTTTTGATGTGTTGTGATTGACAGGTTGAGATAGCTCTGAAGCTGTCCAAGATGGATGAGTTCACGGGCCGATCAGCCCCCACCGTCATAACTTAAGATGGTGGTCACAAGTACAAACGATCTCAAATCTTGCACTTATGTCTGTGTCTAAGGGATACTTTCTTCTCACTCTATATGAATAAATAGTCTCAGGGAGACTTCACATTTCTTTTCGGAATCTTTGAACAAGCCTGTTTTGAGTTATCGCGAAGAGCTTTATACTTGTTTGGATTTGACTTTTCTCGGTTTTGTTTTCTTAGTTTTACATCTATTACGTGATATAAGATTTTGTTATTACAGTTCAAACGAATTTGCAAGTTTCATCTCTTTACATTTGACTTTATTGAGACCCTCAACATGTTAAGGTTAGTTTGCTAGCTTCTCCAAGTCGGAAAGTTGAGACTTACATGATGTAACCAAGAAGAATACATACAACACAATCTTTTGTTGTGTTGGGCAAAAACATTTAAAACAACAATCTAATCTCAAGTTATTTCAATTGGTTAATATAGAATGGTTAGGCTTTCTTGGGTACAATACATCAATGTTTTAAATGTAAACCAATTGAAATAACTTGAGATTAGATTGTTGTTTTAAATGTTATTTACTTTGTTTTTTAAGGTACAATACAACAATCTAATCTAATCTAATCTCGTAAATAGTGAAGTAGCTTTGTTTTCTTCGATTGAAAAGGACTACATCTCCTAGTCCTAGCTGAGTGATGTGAGAGTGAGAAACATGGAAGGAGTAGAGCTGGAACTGGAGAGAAGAAGCAAGTTCTTGAACAACTTGATACAGCAGAAGAAGAAGGCTAAAGAGCAGCAAGACCAGAAAGACGAGTTCAATGTCCGGGTTCGAGCTTCCGACATGCCTCTGTCAGTGCAAAACAGGGCCTTCAGTTTGTCCCGTGGGCTCTTGGATGCTACGCCTGGAAAGGCCGACAACAAACGACTCGCTCTCGCCCTAAAAAAGGTTACATATCTATTACTTCAAAATCGCATCTTTTATTCGCATCACCGACGGAGTCTACTACTGTGGAGTGATTGTTGACACAGAATCAAGTAGTGTGCTAGTCTCAAGTCGCATTCTTTCTGTAAACTGTGGTGTTGTCTTCTCGACCTTGCTTGATTTGATGTTGTGTACTCGCATATTATCTAACATCATAGATGGTCCCATATTTGTTTTGGCTTTCATTCGGTTGCATTCTATTAGTCTGCTTGACTTTGCTTTCTTGTGTATTGCGAGGATGATAGTATGCATCTCTTTTAGACAAGTCTTGGAACCTGGATGTTCTTTATTGCTTCTTTTTTTGATGATTGTTTGAGCTGACTTAGGCCATGACTGTTCTCAGTTAGATGAGATGATACGGACCACATATATAGAATTTTACGCTTATGCAGCGTTTCCATATACATGGCTCAGGGTTTAATGATATAAACACTTTTGAATTTGTCAAGTTCCTCAATTCCGCATATTTGAATAGAGGTATTGTTTCTCTCACAAGTGCAAAGATTGTTTTGGGGCTCGAACTTGAATGAAAGGTGCAAAGTTTTAGTGATCCAAGTGGAAGAAGAGAGGGTTTACGTTGGTTTCACAAAGTGGTTGAGTAAAAAAAAAAATTATCTCTGAAGTCCTAATCGTGGCTACCATTCTTAGCTTTTATGATTGGCCTACGAGTCAGTTTCTACTGTTTAACTTGTTTTACCTTTTCTTAGTGGTTCTCTCATCTCTTCGTTTTCTTCCAACTTGAGCCCTTTGTTCCTTTGTCAAACGACATGTTGCAGCGAATTTAAACTTGCATCAGATTTAAGATAAACTTTACTTTTGTTCTTACTCTTGAAACAATTTTCCATTTGTCTTTCAATTTCAGGACTTCGATTCTGCCTATGGCCCTGCATGGCATTGCATTGTTGGGACAAGCTTTGGCTCATACGTGACTCATTCCGTTGGAGGATTCTTATATTTCCAGATCGACAAGGTTTATGTTCTTCTATTCAAGACTGCTGTGGAACCCCTAGATCACCAATGAGAAAGCTGATCCATCAAAACAAAAAGAAGAGCAGCTTCTGTTTTTCAATTTCTGCCCTGTATTATTATTTCTAGTTCGATGTGTCAAGAATAGGTTTGTCTCATTCATGTTCTGTAATTACAAGTGGACTTAACGTTCTTGAGAAACTTCTATTTTTGGTGCTTTGTGCATGGTTTTTGAGTAGGATAAGTGCAAGAACTTATCCACCAATTAAAAACTAAGAAGAGAAAGTTTATTAGGGTCATAAACTCATAATCACCTGTTTTTTGGTGGACATATATATATAATCTCAAACAGCAGTATAACATTCAAGTCGTAGGCAATATCAAAAGCTTCAAATGATGTTTTATATACATTATCCCTTCTATTAATACAAATTGATGATTCCCTCCAACTTCTCTCTTCACATCACACAACATTTAGCAGGTCCTTTTGGATCTGGCCTAGCTTCCTCAGTACCTGGAGAAACAAGAGATTGATTAGAAGCCTGAAGGTCCTAAGACTTAATCATAAACAAACACACTAGATCCAACCAAAACTAGGTTACGGAAATTACCTTCCGGGGGTTGAGCTAACTTGCGGTTATGGGAAGTCATCATTTCTTTTTTCAGCTTAATCAGAATGTCCTCCATTGTGTATTCTCTCCGCCAGTTTGCGAGCATAGGAAAGAGAGTCGGTTCAACCTGAATCACACATTTTAGAAATAGATATAACACCAAGAATATCAGAGTAATGAAGTGAGAGAGCTTACCACTCCAGTTTCAGGGTTGACACAGGCCATGTTTATCCGGGTCTGGAACCTCACAGTAGGTGGACTTTCAGGGTATTCCTTACCACAGAAGAGCTTCAGCTGGAAGATTTTCCCTTCGTATGCAGTCTGATATCCATTCATCACCAAACAAAACACCATCAATCATCTCAAAAGCCAAAACCCAAAACCCAAAAGCAGAAAGCAAGCAATTTTCTTTCTTGTGCTAAAACTTATGGACCATTTGTAGTAAAGCAACATAGCTAAAACTTATGGATCATTTCCACTAAAAGCCCCACAAGTAACTACTTACGTTAGGGCGCAGAGATACTACCCAAAACATAGTGACAAAAGGTTAAAAAAAAAAGACTCTTAAGCACCCAAATTGGGATCAACATCATCAAAACCCAAAAGACTTTTGAAAACGCTAATCAAAAGTGGTCATGAAAATGTAGCTAAAGAGCATTTGGAGTAAAACCATCTCAGATGATGTAGCCAAAACTTACCGATCATTTCGAGTAAAAAAGCTAATTACTTTAGGTCACAGAGATATTACCCAAAACATAGATACAAAAAATAGAAGAAGACTCTTAACCACCTAGCAATTCTCTCCCAAAAGTGTTTAAAAAAAATTGCATCTTTAATCAACCAAACGCAGACGCAGAGATAAAAGCCTTCAACTTTGAATCTTAAACAATCAAACACAGAGGAGAAGATGCAATAATACATTGTGAGGGCCGAGGATGGTGCCAGTCCAGGATTGCATATAGATATCATCAGCATCATCCATCCCATAGCTTACGGTACCATCTCCGATGCCTTTCTCACCTCTCTCAAGCTCCTCCAACAATCTAAAGTTCCTTGGCACTACACAAAATAAAAAAGATTCATCGATCAAATTCTTAGATCGGAGAAGGTGGATCCGATCGCATTTTGTTTAACGAGAAGCTACGTACTGTAGATCGTGTGAATACACAAACCCTAGATCTGAAAATCAATTAATGGAATTGAAGGGGGCTTACCGACGACCTTAGCTTCCTCGGAACTCATGGCCCGGATCGTGGACGAGAGTCTCAGGTGAAATGATAAGGTTAGGTGAGAGTGAGAGAGAGAGAGAGAGAGAGAGAGAGAGAGAGATCAACGATAGCTAAAAGAGATATCAGAAGGAGAGAGAATATGGATAGATAGAGGAGAGAGAGAGAGAGAGAGAGACTGAAGGATGTGTAGAGGAGAAAAAAGATTGNNNNNNNNNNNNNNNNNNNNNNNNNNNNNNNNNNNNNNNNNNNNNNNNNNNNNNNNNNNNNNNNNNNNNNNNNNNNNNNNNNNNNNNNNNNNNNNNNNNNTGAAGAATCAAAATTGATTCGAAAAAATGAGACAAACAAAAAAAGGCAGGTGAAATGATAAGGTTAGGTGAGAGTGAGAGAGAGAGAGAGATCAACGATAGCTAAAAGAGATATCAGAAGGAGAGAGAAGATGGATAGATAGAGGAGAGAGAGAGAGAGACTGAAGGATGTGTAGAGGAGAAAAAAGATTGCAAGACAAATGATGCAGATGCTCTTTTTCTCATTTCAATGATTTAATGTGGGAATGGAATATCCAATATTTAACTAATTTTCTGTTAGCTTTTTTTTGATAAATTTTTAAAAAATGATTCCAAAAAGCAGATCAGTTTACAATTGTACACAATATTTTCACGATTCCTAAAATATTATATTACAAATTTTAATTTTTTGACTAAGAAATATTCTATTACAATTATTTTAATTTTTAATTTACCTAATATTTATATGACAAATTATTAATGTAATGTGTAATTGCAATTGTTAATACAGCCTGGTATATTAACCTTTACTATAGACATTAACTTTTTTCTTTTGCCACTCATTGGTTACATCTTCACTTTAATTAAAGCCTGAGGAGACATTTAACTAGTAGGAAATAAACAAAAGATTCTAACCAAAATACATATCATGGACAAAAAAAAACAACTGATAATCAAAAAAAAAAACTAGCCAAAAGCTGGAGAAAATGAGCTTTTAATTCTCCAGTGTAATTAACACTTTTAATACTTAATTACTGCGTACACATATTTAATCCTGTGACCACACAGTTGTTGGATATTAAAAGTGTTAATTAAAATACTTAGGGAATTAAAAATCCATTTTCCCCAAAAAAAAAAAAAAAAAAATTCTTAGAACTAAAGTCTACAAGGCCCAACCTATCATTGGTTTCTTTCACGCAAATGCTCATGTTCATGTGGGTATCATTGGGTCCAAAAACACTGCACAAGGCCCATTAAAAAGCCCAAACAGAAAACCCTAGCCCGTCGTCTCCTATATAAAAAGCCTTATCTCTTAACTCCTCCGAAGAAGCTTAGATCTAATCCAAAAATGGCGACGGCGTTGAAGAAGAACAGGAAGAAGAGAGGCCACGTCAGCGCCGGGCACGGGCGTATCGGGAAGCACCGCAAGCATCCGGGAGGTCGCGGAAACGCGGGAGGAATGCACCACCACCGCATCCTCTTCGACAAGTACCATCCAGGATACTTCGGGAAAGTCGGGATGAGGTACTTCCACAAGCTCCGCAACAAGTTCTACTGCCCGATCGTCAACCTCGACAGGCTCTGGTCGCTGGTCCCCGAGGACGTGAAGGCGAAGGCGGGGAAGGATAGTAAGGTGCCGATGATCGACGTGACGCAGCACGGGTTCTTTAAGGTTCTGGGGAAAGGGCATTTGCCGGAGAACAGGCCGTTTGTGGTGAAGGCGAAGCTTATTTCGAAGACTGCTGAGAAGAAGATTAAGGAGGCTGGTGGTGCCGTCGTGCTTACTGCCTAGGTTATAGGTTGAGTTTTCGTTCTCTGTGTTTTTTTAATTATTGTCTTCTCTCTGTTTTTTATATCGTTGTTGTTGAACTCAAAGTTTGTTGCGTTTTGAATGAGAAATCTTTTCTGGATTATACAATTATTATTTGGAGTTTGGTATTGATTTTTAACTGGTATCACTGGGTTGTTGATATGGTTCATCACGTTCTTAGGGATCAATGCATACTGTTCGCTTCTACACTGTTTAGTGTCTCAATAAAAACTTGATAATCATCAAATGAAATGTTGTATAAAAATAAATTATTTGTTGCCAACACGGCGTCCGAAACTTGCATTGTGTTCTTCTCCAATTCTCTTTCGTCTATTCATGTTACTTGCTACACAGAAGAAAGGCTACATTCTTTTTCTCAAAAAATTCCATGGCTTAACAAAAAAAAAGAACGAATAAATAAAATACAAAAAACAGAGAAACAAGCAAGAAAAAGGTCTTTTCTTCAATTATGATCCATCTCTGTTTGTTTCCAAAGAGAGTTATAGGAAGGATTATGTTATAAACAAGGGACAAGTTTTTTTAGTATGTCATGGTCACATCTCTATTTAATTAAATATCTTAGTTAGTTTTGCATCAGTTCAGATTTATATACCTTGCCACACATTTGGATAATGATAAAAGATCCTATTTGTTTCCATTTTGAAAATAGAAGAGACAGAGAAACAGTTTATAAAAAGAGAAGAGTAGTAAGTAGTACAAGAGATTTAGCTTTAAGGAGTGTAGCAGAACACAATAGGTTGTTCCATCATCATAACAAGAAGAAAGAAGTATATCACATTCTGGAATAACCAAAGCCATTCTCATACTGGGCCATGAACTCGTCGTTGAACTTCTTGAAACTATCCATGATCTCCGGCATCTCTTCTTCCGCAGGCAAGATCGTTGTCCTCAGATGGAACACACTGTCACAAGAAACATAAACCGTGTTAAAAAAAATAAAATAAAATAAAGAAGAGATCAACAGATAAAGCAAAAACCGAGTTGTTTACCCTTCTTTCTGTCCAAATCCAGAGCCAGGCACTGTGGAGATTCCTGTGGCTTCTAAGAGCTTTAGACAGTAGAAAACGTCTGGCACTTTCCCTGCTTGCTTCGCAGCTTGAAGAGCTCCCGGTGGTAACCGTATTTGAGGAAACGAATACATTGCACCTAACATGTATACACACACAAGAATCAAACAACAAGTAATGTCATGCTTCGATTTATTATTTTCTTACCTTCTGTGAAGTTGCAGACAACGTTCTTGCAGCTGTTGAATCCATCAGTCATGATCTTCGCTCTTCTTCTCAAAGATTCAAGAATCCCCTTGCTAGAACAATGTACATAATGATTCAATCCAGGGATGATGATGATGATCATGACTGTTTAAGCTTTGTGTATAATACCTTTCACGGGCGAACTGGTCATATGAAATGTCTCCAGGCTTTGGAGGACTAACCATCAAACCCATCTGCACCATTCATATCACTCTCAGAACCTATAAGATGATTTTCAACAAAAAAGCAAATCCACTTTACGTTTAAGACTTTCTTTTACTTACAAAGATCTGTGCAGAGACATTTGGACTCAAAGCAATTGATGCAACCTTGTATATCTCTTCAACAACCTGCAAAA
Proteins encoded:
- the LOC106312732 gene encoding probable phosphoglucomutase, cytoplasmic 1, which produces MAFKVTVVSTSPIDGQKPGTSGLRKKVKVFKQPNYLENFVQATFNALTPEKVKGATLVVSGDGRYYSKDAVQIIIKMAAANGVRRVWVGKNTLMSTPAVSAVIRERSGADGSKATGAFILTASHNPGGPTEDFGIKYNMENGGPAPESITDKIYENTKTIKEYPIAEDLPNVDISAVGVTSFEGPEGKFDVEVFDSADEYVKLMKSIFDFESIRKLLSSPKFTFCYDALHGVAGAYAHRIFVEELGAQESALLNCVPKEDFGGGHPDPNLTYAKELVARMGLGKSDTGGEPPEFGAAADGDADRNMILGKRFFVTPSDSVAIIAANAIEAIPYFCSGLKGVARSMPTSAALDVVAKSLNLKFFEVPTGWKFFGNLMDAGMCSVCGEESFGTGSDHIREKDGIWAVLAWMSILAHKNKDSIDGDTKLVTVEDIVRQHWATYGRHYYTRYDYENVDAGKAKELMEHLVKLQSSIPEVNKIVKGIRSDVANVSSADEFEYKDPVDGSISKHQGIRYLFEDGSRLVFRLSGTGSEGATIRLYIEQYEKDASKIGRESQEALSPLVEIALKLSKMDEFTGRSAPTVIT
- the LOC106307782 gene encoding dynein light chain 1, cytoplasmic-like — translated: MEGVELELERRSKFLNNLIQQKKKAKEQQDQKDEFNVRVRASDMPLSVQNRAFSLSRGLLDATPGKADNKRLALALKKDFDSAYGPAWHCIVGTSFGSYVTHSVGGFLYFQIDKVYVLLFKTAVEPLDHQ
- the LOC106307781 gene encoding ubiquitin-conjugating enzyme E2 variant 1A-like, producing MSSEEAKVVVPRNFRLLEELERGEKGIGDGTVSYGMDDADDIYMQSWTGTILGPHNTAYEGKIFQLKLFCGKEYPESPPTVRFQTRINMACVNPETGVVEPTLFPMLANWRREYTMEDILIKLKKEMMTSHNRKLAQPPEGTEEARPDPKGPAKCCVM
- the LOC106309635 gene encoding 60S ribosomal protein L27a-2, giving the protein MATALKKNRKKRGHVSAGHGRIGKHRKHPGGRGNAGGMHHHRILFDKYHPGYFGKVGMRYFHKLRNKFYCPIVNLDRLWSLVPEDVKAKAGKDSKVPMIDVTQHGFFKVLGKGHLPENRPFVVKAKLISKTAEKKIKEAGGAVVLTA